In Phocoena phocoena chromosome 19, mPhoPho1.1, whole genome shotgun sequence, a genomic segment contains:
- the TEN1 gene encoding CST complex subunit TEN1 gives MMLPKPGIYYFPWEVSAGQVSDGDTLRTFGRLYSYDMTKSRVTLMAQHRSDQHPILVCTKLVEPFQAQVGSLYMVLGELEHQKDGDCVVKARVLTCVEGMNLPLLEQAIREQRLYQRERDSSQ, from the exons ATGATGCTGCCCAAACCTGGGATCTATTACTTCCCCTGGGAGGTCAGTGCCGGCCAAGTTTCTGATGGGGACACACTGAGAACGTTTGGCAG GTTGTACAGCTACGACATGACAAAGTCCCGAGTGACCCTGATGGCTCAGCACAGATCTGACCAGCACCCGATCCTCGTCTGTACCAAGTTGGTGGAACCGTTCCAAGCCCAGGTGGGCTCCCTCTACATGGTCCTTGGGGAGCTGGAGCACCAGAAGG ATGGAGACTGCGTGGTGAAGGCCCGGGTGCTGACTTGTGTGGAAGGAATGAATCTCCCCTTGTTAGAACAAGCCATCCGGGAGCAGAGGCTGTACCAACGAGAGAGGGACAGTAGCCAGTAG